Sequence from the Aromatoleum petrolei genome:
AGGGCTTCCTCGCACGGCGTGCCGTCGGCGATCACCGACTGCAGCGCGCGCCACACGCGATCCGGCGCGAGGCGGGTGAAGCACAGCGGCTGTTCGGTGGCGAGGTCGAAGCGGGCACGCTCGTCGGCGCTCGGCTCGTGCGTGCAGCGGCGCTGCAGGCAGGGGGCGCAGGGTAGGTTCGAGGCGAAATGGAACTGATTGTGCCCCCAGGCGCCGGTGAAGCCGGGGTTGGTCGGGCCGAAAAGCGACAGCGTCGGCACGTCGAAGGCCGCGGCGAGATGGCCGAGGCCGGTGTCGACGGCGACGCAAGCGCGCGCGCCGGCGAGCTGGGCGGCGATGCCGGCGAGCTTTAGGCGCGGCAGCACACTGACGTTCGGTAGGTCTCGCGCGAGGCGTTCGGCGCGCGCGCGCTCCTCGTCGTTGCCCCAGGGCAGGCGCACGGCCCAGCCGCCGTCGCGGGCGAGCTCGAGCAGACGCCGCCAATAGATTTCCGGCCAGTGCTTGGTCGTCCACGTCGTGCCGTGCAGGAACAGCAGGTAATCGCCGGCATCGCGGCCGGGCGGCAGCACGCGGCGGCGGTCCAGGCCGTATTCGCCGGGGCCTTCGGGCAGCGGGTAGCCGAGCGCGCGGGCGAAGAGTTCGCGCACGCGCTCGACCGCGTGACGGCCGATGGGCACCGCGTGGGTGTGGGTGTAGAAGCGCGTCGCGAAGGGCTCGCGCGCCGAATTGCGGTCCAGGCCGTGCACGGGGCGGCTGGCGTAGCGTGTCAGGAAGGCGCTCTTGATCAGGCCCTGCGCGTCGATCGTCGCGTCGTAGCGGACCTGCTGCATGCGCCGCGTGAAGCGCCGCCATTCGCCGCTGCGCAGCGCCGCCAGCG
This genomic interval carries:
- the waaC gene encoding lipopolysaccharide heptosyltransferase I, whose translation is MRVLVIKTSSLGDVIHTLPALTDAARAIPGIRFDWVVEEAFAEIPSWHPAVDEVIPVAVRRWRKSPLAALRSGEWRRFTRRMQQVRYDATIDAQGLIKSAFLTRYASRPVHGLDRNSAREPFATRFYTHTHAVPIGRHAVERVRELFARALGYPLPEGPGEYGLDRRRVLPPGRDAGDYLLFLHGTTWTTKHWPEIYWRRLLELARDGGWAVRLPWGNDEERARAERLARDLPNVSVLPRLKLAGIAAQLAGARACVAVDTGLGHLAAAFDVPTLSLFGPTNPGFTGAWGHNQFHFASNLPCAPCLQRRCTHEPSADERARFDLATEQPLCFTRLAPDRVWRALQSVIADGTPCEEALCATPDPDDGRPVLRPVFDRKAR